CGCAACCGTATGGATGAAACTCACCTCATCCGCACGGATGGGTTCTATCGCGGCACGGACCGAGTGCTGAGCGAAAAGATCCGCGACGATCCTCAGGGTCTCAACGCTCCGGTCAAATTCGTTGGCGTCATAGGCAACAGGACGGCCCACTGCGCCAGGGACGACGAGAAGATAGTGTCCTCCGACGGCTGCCGTAAAAGGTATGGTGCGGCGAAGGTAATCAACGGCGGCCTGGCGTTGGTGCGGCACATTCGATGAGAGATCGTTATGTACTGAAAACATGCCGCATACGCCGGAGACCT
The sequence above is a segment of the uncultured Fretibacterium sp. genome. Coding sequences within it:
- a CDS encoding TIM barrel protein is translated as MSCVCKKQNFEEKNALILKKFNELRDKDPGKLREPLKLSWSNWGFGMESLEDSCARLSGVGLKYIELHGNHYGPDLGYRAEDTMAVLRKYDMKVSGVCGMFSVHNDLSSNVPHQRQAAVDYLRRTIPFTAAVGGHYLLVVPGAVGRPVAYDANEFDRSVETLRIVADLFAQHSVRAAIEPIRADEVSFIHTVA